A window of Limosilactobacillus reuteri genomic DNA:
AAGTTCATATCCCAAATTTCGAGGGTACGTTGATAATGACGGCGGAGCATTTCAATATCAGCAATTTGCATATGATTTTCTTCGATGTGACCGATCATTTCTTCAAGACCAGGTACATAGCCGCCAGGGAAGATATACTTGTTAATCCACCCATTATATGCACCGCCTTGTTGACGAGTAATACCATGAATCAAGGCAACCCCATCATCGGCAAGGTAACCTTGGATATCCTTAAAGTAAAGACGCAGATTTTCTTTTCCGACGTGTTCAAACATACCAACGGATGTAATGTAATCCCACTTTTGGTCACCAAGTTCACGATAATCAATAAGTTTAACTTCGGCAACGTCTTGCAAACCTTCTTTTTCAATCCGTTCCTTAACAAGGCGGTATTGTTCTTCGCTTAAAGTAACCCCGGTAACTTTTAAACCGTATTCTTTAGCAGCGGTTAACATTAATGTTCCCCAACCACATCCGATGTCAAGCAATGTTTTGCCAGGCTTTGGATCAAGCTTCTTTAAGATGTGATGAACCTTATCAACTTGTGCTTTTGTAAGATCATCATGGTTGCCATCAGTAAAGTAAGCACATGAGTAAGTTAGCGTGTCATCAAGCCATAATTTATAAAAGTCGTTTCCAACATCATAATGACTTTGAACATCATTTTCACTCTCTTTTTCTGAGTGACCTTGTTTAGGCAAAAATTTGCGGAACTTAGAACTCCGCATAAAACTATCAGCACTTTCATAGGCTGATTCGATCAATTCTTGAATGCTACCCTGGATCTCGATCTTCTTATCCATGTAGGCTTCCCCAAGTGCAATTGAGGCGTTCTTGGTAATATCACGCATTGGAATTTTTTCGTTAAAGGTGATAGTTACCTCAGGAGTTTCGTCACCATAAAAAACACTTGATCCATCCCAAAATACGATCTTTACGGGAATGTTAAACGAGTGCTTTAGTAGTGACTTATAGAACGTCTTTTCTAACATGAAACGTATCCTTCTTTCTACAATAATAATATTCATTATAACACCCTTAAAATAAAAGTGTTTCAAGACAATTTATAAAAAACATTTCATAAGAAAGCAATAAACTAATTGCTGAAAAAATGAAAGCTTGCTACTATGCTAATTAGTAAGAAAAATAGGGAGATGATTGAATGACGAATGCCTGGAAGCATTTTATTGAGAATGTAAAACTACGGCGATTCACCGTCTTATTATTAATCATTGTCGTACTCTGGCTAATGAGATCAATGATGAATTTAATTTTATTTACGTTTATTCTTACTTACCTTGTTGTTAGTTGGGTAAGACTCATCCAACGGTGGTTACCACGAATGTCGACAAGTTTAATTGTAATTGTGACCTATGTGTTATTGATTGTTCTTTTATATTTAGGAGTGACACGCTATTTACCAGTTTTGTCTCGACAAGTTGTTAAAATGGTTAATTCAGTAGTTCATTTCTATAGTACTCACCAAGCAACAATGATATATCGTTATGTCAGTCATTACGTAAGTACAGCTACCATTATGAGCCAGGTTCGGCATGGAATAACGATCGCGGTTAGTACGTTGACAAGTATTGGTGCCATTACCGTTTCATTTGTAATGTCTTTAATCTTGAGCTTTTTCTATACACTTGAATTAAAACAGATGAATGAATTTTCTCATA
This region includes:
- a CDS encoding cyclopropane-fatty-acyl-phospholipid synthase family protein, whose amino-acid sequence is MLEKTFYKSLLKHSFNIPVKIVFWDGSSVFYGDETPEVTITFNEKIPMRDITKNASIALGEAYMDKKIEIQGSIQELIESAYESADSFMRSSKFRKFLPKQGHSEKESENDVQSHYDVGNDFYKLWLDDTLTYSCAYFTDGNHDDLTKAQVDKVHHILKKLDPKPGKTLLDIGCGWGTLMLTAAKEYGLKVTGVTLSEEQYRLVKERIEKEGLQDVAEVKLIDYRELGDQKWDYITSVGMFEHVGKENLRLYFKDIQGYLADDGVALIHGITRQQGGAYNGWINKYIFPGGYVPGLEEMIGHIEENHMQIADIEMLRRHYQRTLEIWDMNFNEHRDQFLDMMGERFTRMWDLYLQACAASFESGNIDVIQYLITKGPSGKNLPMTRDYMTK
- a CDS encoding AI-2E family transporter; translated protein: MTNAWKHFIENVKLRRFTVLLLIIVVLWLMRSMMNLILFTFILTYLVVSWVRLIQRWLPRMSTSLIVIVTYVLLIVLLYLGVTRYLPVLSRQVVKMVNSVVHFYSTHQATMIYRYVSHYVSTATIMSQVRHGITIAVSTLTSIGAITVSFVMSLILSFFYTLELKQMNEFSHSFLDSDFGWFFQDIDYFGKKFVNTFGVVLEAQFFIAICNTVITTICLLFMRMPQIFALSLIVFIFSLVPVAGVIISTIPLAMVGYSVGGVRDVVYIIIMIIIIHTLEAYVLNPKFMSSRTDLPIFYTFIVLLIGEHLFGTWGLIVGVPIFTFLLDVLGVKPIRGAKRIKNK